The Bacteroidales bacterium DNA window TATCACGCTTCAGCAATTCAAGCGATTGATCGAATTAAGCCCCGAAAAGCTGGCCTATAAGAAAAAAATGATCCGGGACATTGCCTATATTTATTGTGTGGGAAGTCGTCAGACAAACGGCACTAGAAAGCACTGTTCCAGGTATTGCTGTACCTCTGCCATTCATACTGCTTCCCTTGTCAGGTCAAAATACAAAGGAATTCATAACTTTCATTTTAATAAGGACATCCGGACCTATGGCAAGCAGGAGATCCTTTATAATGATGCAGCATCCCATGGTGATATTTTCATTGAATTTCCTGAAGATTCACCTCCGGAAGTTAAAATTCACAAGAATGAAACCATTGTCACAGCCAATGATTTGCTGACCAACCATATGGATCTGAACGTTAAAGCCGATCTGGTCGTGTTAGTAACAGGCATGGGCCCGCGTAAAAACAACACCATTGCCGATGTCTTAAAAGTACCCATCGGACGTGATAAATTCTTTAACGAAGTTCATCCGAAACTCAAACCGGTGGAAACAGTTATTGATGGGATCTATATTGCCGGAGCCTGCCAGGCCCCCTTCAATATTACGGAAGCCGTGAGGTCATCCCTGACCGCGGCGGCAAAAGCCAATGCTCTCCTTAAAAGAGGAGAAATCATTCTTGAACCCACCAAGGCTGTCATCCATAAAGATCGCTGCTCCGCTTCCGGTAAATGCATTGAAGTATGTCCGTATGGTGCCTTGGAAATGGTTATGAAGAATGGTAAAAAACTGGCAGTGGTGACCGAATCCAAATGCAAAGGTTGTGGGATGTGCCTGCCTGTGTGTCCGGAAAATGCTATCGAGCTCATCGGGTATTCCGACAAAGAAATCGAAACAATGATCGAAGCCCTGGCTGATTGAATCATCAATGCCTCAGTGAATACTACCCAATATGTCGAAGACAATCGATACGATCAAAAAGATGAGAGATGTTTCGGAAATTACCCGAAACAAGAGTAAAGAGTACCTCAGGATCAGGAAACTGATTAAAAAGTCCCTGGAGTCCGGTGATAAAACCATTCCGGAAATTGCCGCAGAGACAGGCCTTTCATCGGATGTGGTCACCTTCTATCTGATGACGCTGCGAAAATTTCATGAAATTGCAGAAGCTGTTCTGGATGACAGGGATGAATATTTTTATTATCGTTTAAAGGGCACAGCGCATGAGTAATATCAATCCAAAGTTTTCAACGGAACTGAAAAAATTTGGTGTGGAAGGGTTCAATGCCTGCTACAATTGCGGTAACTGTACGGCGGTTTGTTCCCTCTCAACAGAACAGAATTCATTCCCAAGAGAAATGGTGCGGTTCAGTGTTCTTGGGCTGGAAAAGGATATTGAGGCTTCAACAAAACCCTGGCTCTGCTACTATTGCGGGGAATGCTCCGAAACCTGCCCCCAGAATGCCCAACCTGCCCAGTTAATGATGGGGCTCAGAAGATACCTGACTGCCAGATACGATTGGACAGGATTAGGATACAAACTCTATACATCAAAATTATGGGAGTTCGGTTCCATTATTTTCCTGGCAGCTATTATTCTGGTGCTTTTCGTACTCTTCCATGGGCCCATGACAACCGAACTAACAGACCAGGGTGGGGTTAAGTTAAATACCTTTGCACCCTGGAAACAGATTGAAATAGGGGACTGGATCATGGCCGGGCTATTGAGTTTTTTCCTGCTTACCAACATTGGTAACATGTACCTGAAGATCCTGCGGAATAACAAGGGAGTGCGGATACCTTTTAAACTTTATTTCACAGAATTCTGGAAATTAATCCTGCATTTTGCCTCTCAAATTGAATTTTCAAAATGCGATACTTTGCGTAGTGGCAAAAAATTTACCGTACAACCCTATTGGATCATTCACTGGTTTCTGATGAGCAGTTATGTAATCATGTTCATCATGATTGTTGTTTTCCTGGGCTGGTTTCAAACCGATATCATCCATCCCTGGATTCATCCTCAGCGATTGCTGGGATACTATGCAACACTTGGCCTGATCATCGGTGTTGTTTACTTTCTCTGGCAACGCTTCCGTAAAAAATCAGAAAAAAGCAAACAAACCCATGTCACCGACTGGACGTTTTTAGTATTGCTTCTATTGACAACCGTTTCAGGAATACTTGTTCATATCTTCAGAGTCAACGGGATGCCTTATCCAACCTACTATGTGTATGTTTTTCATCTTATGGTGCTGTTCCCGATGCTTATGATCGAAGTTCCTTTTTCAAAATGGTCTCACCTGGCTTATCGTCCATTTGCCCTCTATTTTGAAGCGCTGATCACTTCGGCTAAAAAACTCAAAAATTGATCTTTATTTTCTTTCTATTCCCTGGCCTTTTTATGAAATAAAAGTGATGACGTATTAATCAAAATTGTATATTTATAATCCAAAAATAAGTATTTAAACGGAATTACATATTGATATCTCAACTATCGCTTCTGAAATGGACAGATATGTAATAAAAACGAATTGTAACGATTGTTATGCCCGTTCTGATTGTTTTATTCAAAAAATAAAAAAAATAGAAGAATTCTTCAATCTACAAAAAACCCATATTCCTTATAACAAGGGAGAAACAATTATAAAAGAAGGATCCCATGTAACCGATATATTATATATTATAGATGGGTTGGTAAAAGTATATATAGAAAGCCCGGACAAAAATATTATTATAAAACTGCTTAAATCAAAGGATTTCATTGGATTGACATCTTTGTTTGGTGACGACACCTATTATTTCTCTGCCTCTGCATTGAAAGAAACCCGGGTTTGTTCCATTGACCGTGAAAGTATTAAAGATTTAATTAATCAGTGCTGTGATTTTGCCCGTCAGCTCTCTAGCTGGTATTGTAGAGACTACAACCTTATGCTGACCAAATGTTTAAATTTAGGCCTCAGGCAATTGAATGGCAAGCTTGCAAATACGTTGCTATATTTGAATCAGGAAGAATTTAAAGCAATCGATGTGTTTTCTCATATCAGCAGAAACGATTTGGCTGAATTATCAGGAATGTCGATGGAAAGCGTTGTCCGGATTTTATCCGAATTTAACAATGAAAATATAATTGAACTAAAAGGGAAAAGAATTGAGATCAAGAACCTGAAATTGTTAGAAGATATAAACCAAAAAGGGTAATCTGCAACTGGAATTCCCGTACCCTCGTTTGGCTCCATATCGAAAATAGAAAAACTCCTTTAAAAAATGAAGGGCCGGTCAGGCTTCATAAAGCCAATTTTAGAGGCCAAAGTAATACCGGGAGCTGATTGTGCTTTTTCAGCTCAATAAATAATTTGATAAATCTCAATGTTTTATTTATTCTAAAAACCCCTAACTCCTTTATAATTAACCATATAAAGGTTGTAATTTTGTATATGGCTGTTTTTAAACAGCACATTCGGTCTCAACGACCGAAGCTCATTCAATAAAGAAAGGGGGAAATCATGTATAAACCAAAAAGTGAGATCATCGGACAGATTCAGTCGTATCATGCACAGGTAGCTAAACTGTACCGTGAGATTTATGAAAAGACAGAAGATGACAAAATGAGATCATTAATTTCTGACCTGTATGAACTTGAAAAG harbors:
- a CDS encoding Crp/Fnr family transcriptional regulator, with protein sequence MDRYVIKTNCNDCYARSDCFIQKIKKIEEFFNLQKTHIPYNKGETIIKEGSHVTDILYIIDGLVKVYIESPDKNIIIKLLKSKDFIGLTSLFGDDTYYFSASALKETRVCSIDRESIKDLINQCCDFARQLSSWYCRDYNLMLTKCLNLGLRQLNGKLANTLLYLNQEEFKAIDVFSHISRNDLAELSGMSMESVVRILSEFNNENIIELKGKRIEIKNLKLLEDINQKG
- a CDS encoding 4Fe-4S dicluster domain-containing protein; its protein translation is MSNINPKFSTELKKFGVEGFNACYNCGNCTAVCSLSTEQNSFPREMVRFSVLGLEKDIEASTKPWLCYYCGECSETCPQNAQPAQLMMGLRRYLTARYDWTGLGYKLYTSKLWEFGSIIFLAAIILVLFVLFHGPMTTELTDQGGVKLNTFAPWKQIEIGDWIMAGLLSFFLLTNIGNMYLKILRNNKGVRIPFKLYFTEFWKLILHFASQIEFSKCDTLRSGKKFTVQPYWIIHWFLMSSYVIMFIMIVVFLGWFQTDIIHPWIHPQRLLGYYATLGLIIGVVYFLWQRFRKKSEKSKQTHVTDWTFLVLLLLTTVSGILVHIFRVNGMPYPTYYVYVFHLMVLFPMLMIEVPFSKWSHLAYRPFALYFEALITSAKKLKN